The following coding sequences lie in one Arabidopsis thaliana chromosome 3, partial sequence genomic window:
- a CDS encoding oxidoreductase, zinc-binding dehydrogenase family protein: MRETPVNGSTKRTFFIFFPNNYSILKRNDLSKTGFVNSGISERYNLWLLQIMVKAVVGEDTRLTSVEDRLSHSAIPAEVGLVIGKLSSVLDRGFVFDLIPTPSNDDGEPACAVLETKDDKRKPSKSKSQSSESSSLSIDSDWVAEHARQVSRMLLGGMKVVGIYVWASDIAFKNSTMILCQAMKAVSDAIRHLDPSLNEALLIHICYSPRRWNCRTCLLSSSITSSNLRPCDFKLGKVLSSLQRFRCSYNFSFRLPIYGEGGSSAQTFTDTIRKELAIHAKELNSANAMIDGDLVHNDEPCNTDGEHEIELLFPFMKDTRAEASTAKNVTGILLFTGSVFSYAYLNVKEPVSQAIADIKADIIRSLQSRLDIICDESEQDLNPTDVGDNENADGMSKIPISKLILNSSIKACHLRLPRRVLVPWLSGMFICDYLQPFESLEVVKERCIELMSMEHSSIDESKISEVETETSLLIAESMWDVISPATSASSFCLGGNVERTTDGEDETKRTSNASTASNVPILVGIFVLLLSIVLGFMLYQSD; this comes from the exons ATGAGAGAGACACCAGTCAACGGTTCAACAAAACGgaccttcttcatcttcttccccaaCAATTACTCAATTCTAAAAAGGAACGATCTTTCGAAAACAG GTTTCGTTAATTCTGGGATTTCGGAAAGATATAATCTTTGGCTGTTGCAGATAATGGTGAAAGCAGTGGTTGGAGAAGATACTAGACTTACTTCTGTTGAAGATCGTCTCTCTCACTCAGCTATTCCTGCTGAA GTGGGTCTTGTGATAGGGAAGCTTAGCTCTGTTCTGGATCGTGGatttgtctttgatttgattcctACACCAAGTAACGATGATGGTGAACCAGCATGCGCGGTTTTGGAGACCAAAGATGATAAAAGGAAGCCTTCTAAGTCTAAATCTCAGTCATCTGAGTCGTCTTCTTTATCGATTGATTCAGATTGGGTTGCAGAACATGCTCGACAG GTATCGAGAATGCTGTTGGGTGGCATGAAGGTTGTTGGTATCTATGTATGGGCTAGTGACATTGCTTTTAAGAATTCTACTATGATCCTTTGCCAG GCTATGAAGGCAGTTTCGGATGCAATACGACATTTGGATCCTAGCTTGAATGAAGCTCTTCTTATTCACATATGTTACAGTCCGAGGAG ATGGAATTGCCGAACTTGTTTGCTGAGTTCAAGTATTACATCAAGTAATCTTCGACCTTGTGACTTTAAGCTGGGAAAGGTGTTAAGTTCTCTACAGAGGTTTAGGTGCAGCTACAACTTTAGTTTCAG ATTACCAATTTACGGTGAGGGTGGGTCAAGTGCACAAACGTTTACTGATACCATCCGTAAAGAACTTGCAATTCATGCAAAGGAGCTAAATAGTGCAAATGCAATGATTGATGGAGACTTG GTGCATAACGACGAGCCTTGTAACACGGATGGTGAACATGAAATTGAATTGTTATTCCCATTCATGAAAGATACTCGTGCTGAGG CATCAACTGCAAAGAACGTTACTGGAATTCTACTCTTCACTGGTTCTGTATTCTCTTACGCCTACTTGAACGTGAAAGAACCAGTTTCACAAGCTATTGCTGATATTAAG GCTGACATTATTAGAAGTCTGCAAAGTAGATTGGACATTATCTGTGATGAGTCCGAGCAGGATCTCAATCCAACTGATGTGGGAGACAATGAAAATGCAGACGGGATGTCGAAAATTCCCATCTCCAAACTTATCCTCAATTCATCTAT AAAAGCGTGCCATCTCCGTCTTCCCAGGAGAGTTCTTGTTCCGTGGCTGTCCGGTATGTTCATCTGCGATTATCTACAGCCGTTCGAATCACTCGAG GTGGTAAAAGAACGGTGTATCGAGTTGATGTCCATGGAACATTCTTCTATAGACGAATCAAAGATTTCAGAAGTGGAAACCGAAACGTCTTTATTGATCGCGGAATCAATGTGGGACGTGATATCTCCTGCGACATCTGCTTCCAGCTTCTGCCTAGGAGGGAATGTGGAAAGGACAACGGATGGTGAAGACGAAACCAAGAGAACGAGTAACGCAAGTACTGCATCAAATGTCCCGATTTTGGTCGGGATTTTCGTACTTTTACTCTCAATTGTATTAGGATTCATGCTTTACCAGAGCGATTAG
- a CDS encoding oxidoreductase, zinc-binding dehydrogenase family protein (oxidoreductase, zinc-binding dehydrogenase family protein; FUNCTIONS IN: oxidoreductase activity, zinc ion binding; INVOLVED IN: oxidation reduction; LOCATED IN: plasma membrane; EXPRESSED IN: 22 plant structures; EXPRESSED DURING: 13 growth stages; CONTAINS InterPro DOMAIN/s: Alcohol dehydrogenase superfamily, zinc-containing (InterPro:IPR002085); Has 151 Blast hits to 150 proteins in 54 species: Archae - 0; Bacteria - 0; Metazoa - 100; Fungi - 0; Plants - 45; Viruses - 0; Other Eukaryotes - 6 (source: NCBI BLink).) — protein MVKAVVGEDTRLTSVEDRLSHSAIPAEVGLVIGKLSSVLDRGFVFDLIPTPSNDDGEPACAVLETKDDKRKPSKSKSQSSESSSLSIDSDWVAEHARQVSRMLLGGMKVVGIYVWASDIAFKNSTMILCQAMKAVSDAIRHLDPSLNEALLIHICYSPRRWNCRTCLLSSSITSSNLRPCDFKLGKVLSSLQRFRCSYNFSFRLPIYGEGGSSAQTFTDTIRKELAIHAKELNSANAMIDGDLVHNDEPCNTDGEHEIELLFPFMKDTRAEASTAKNVTGILLFTGSVFSYAYLNVKEPVSQAIADIKADIIRSLQSRLDIICDESEQDLNPTDVGDNENADGMSKIPISKLILNSSIKACHLRLPRRVLVPWLSGMFICDYLQPFESLEVVKERCIELMSMEHSSIDESKISEVETETSLLIAESMWDVISPATSASSFCLGGNVERTTDGEDETKRTSNASTASNVPILVGIFVLLLSIVLGFMLYQSD, from the exons ATGGTGAAAGCAGTGGTTGGAGAAGATACTAGACTTACTTCTGTTGAAGATCGTCTCTCTCACTCAGCTATTCCTGCTGAA GTGGGTCTTGTGATAGGGAAGCTTAGCTCTGTTCTGGATCGTGGatttgtctttgatttgattcctACACCAAGTAACGATGATGGTGAACCAGCATGCGCGGTTTTGGAGACCAAAGATGATAAAAGGAAGCCTTCTAAGTCTAAATCTCAGTCATCTGAGTCGTCTTCTTTATCGATTGATTCAGATTGGGTTGCAGAACATGCTCGACAG GTATCGAGAATGCTGTTGGGTGGCATGAAGGTTGTTGGTATCTATGTATGGGCTAGTGACATTGCTTTTAAGAATTCTACTATGATCCTTTGCCAG GCTATGAAGGCAGTTTCGGATGCAATACGACATTTGGATCCTAGCTTGAATGAAGCTCTTCTTATTCACATATGTTACAGTCCGAGGAG ATGGAATTGCCGAACTTGTTTGCTGAGTTCAAGTATTACATCAAGTAATCTTCGACCTTGTGACTTTAAGCTGGGAAAGGTGTTAAGTTCTCTACAGAGGTTTAGGTGCAGCTACAACTTTAGTTTCAG ATTACCAATTTACGGTGAGGGTGGGTCAAGTGCACAAACGTTTACTGATACCATCCGTAAAGAACTTGCAATTCATGCAAAGGAGCTAAATAGTGCAAATGCAATGATTGATGGAGACTTG GTGCATAACGACGAGCCTTGTAACACGGATGGTGAACATGAAATTGAATTGTTATTCCCATTCATGAAAGATACTCGTGCTGAGG CATCAACTGCAAAGAACGTTACTGGAATTCTACTCTTCACTGGTTCTGTATTCTCTTACGCCTACTTGAACGTGAAAGAACCAGTTTCACAAGCTATTGCTGATATTAAG GCTGACATTATTAGAAGTCTGCAAAGTAGATTGGACATTATCTGTGATGAGTCCGAGCAGGATCTCAATCCAACTGATGTGGGAGACAATGAAAATGCAGACGGGATGTCGAAAATTCCCATCTCCAAACTTATCCTCAATTCATCTAT AAAAGCGTGCCATCTCCGTCTTCCCAGGAGAGTTCTTGTTCCGTGGCTGTCCGGTATGTTCATCTGCGATTATCTACAGCCGTTCGAATCACTCGAG GTGGTAAAAGAACGGTGTATCGAGTTGATGTCCATGGAACATTCTTCTATAGACGAATCAAAGATTTCAGAAGTGGAAACCGAAACGTCTTTATTGATCGCGGAATCAATGTGGGACGTGATATCTCCTGCGACATCTGCTTCCAGCTTCTGCCTAGGAGGGAATGTGGAAAGGACAACGGATGGTGAAGACGAAACCAAGAGAACGAGTAACGCAAGTACTGCATCAAATGTCCCGATTTTGGTCGGGATTTTCGTACTTTTACTCTCAATTGTATTAGGATTCATGCTTTACCAGAGCGATTAG
- a CDS encoding uncharacterized protein (unknown protein; BEST Arabidopsis thaliana protein match is: unknown protein (TAIR:AT5G04853.1); Has 30201 Blast hits to 17322 proteins in 780 species: Archae - 12; Bacteria - 1396; Metazoa - 17338; Fungi - 3422; Plants - 5037; Viruses - 0; Other Eukaryotes - 2996 (source: NCBI BLink).): protein MINSTNQDFPLPPHQSHSSSGLVVLFGVMASVAFVIVVVATVCYCLDHREQARPRVEQ, encoded by the coding sequence ATGATTAACTCAACGAATCAAGACTTTCCGCTTCCACCACATCAGTCTCACTCTTCTTCCGGCTTAGTGGTGCTGTTCGGAGTCATGGCGTCAGTTGCATTTGTGATCGTGGTGGTCGCGACAGTGTGCTACTGCCTAGACCACCGCGAACAAGCTCGTCCACGCGTCGAGCAATAA
- a CDS encoding Serine carboxypeptidase S28 family protein (Serine carboxypeptidase S28 family protein; FUNCTIONS IN: serine-type peptidase activity; INVOLVED IN: proteolysis; LOCATED IN: endomembrane system; EXPRESSED IN: flower, egg cell; EXPRESSED DURING: petal differentiation and expansion stage; CONTAINS InterPro DOMAIN/s: Peptidase S28 (InterPro:IPR008758); BEST Arabidopsis thaliana protein match is: Serine carboxypeptidase S28 family protein (TAIR:AT5G22860.2); Has 509 Blast hits to 507 proteins in 92 species: Archae - 0; Bacteria - 0; Metazoa - 325; Fungi - 0; Plants - 130; Viruses - 0; Other Eukaryotes - 54 (source: NCBI BLink).): MIKCYASKIILFYFQFHGAVHKVLAAWFKLKYPYIALGALASSAPLLYFEDTLPKHGYFYIVTKVFKEMSKECHNKIHKSWDEIDRIAAKPNSLSILSKNFKLCNPLNDIIELKSYVSYIYARTAQYSDNQFSVARLCEAINTSPPNTKSDLLDQIFAGVVASRGNISCYGMSSPSYQMTNDDRAWGWQTIHISVTLST, translated from the exons atgaTAAAATGTTATgcttcaaaaataattttattttattttcaatttcatgGTGCGGTACACAAAGTGTTGGCAGCTTGGTTCAAGCTAAAATACCCATACATAGCGCTCGGGGCTTTAGCATCCTCAGCCCCCCTCCTCTATTTTGAAGACACACTTCCAAAACATGGTTACTTTTACATAGTAACCAAAGTTTTCAAG GAAATGAGCAAGGAATGTCATAACAAGATACATAAATCTTGGGATGAAATAGACAGGATTGCTGCCAAACCTAACAGTCTCTCAATCCTCAGCAAAAATTTCAAGCTGTGCAA TCCTTTGAACGACATTATCGAACTCAAAAGCTATGTGAGTTACATATACGCGAGGACAGCTCAATACAGCGACAATCAGTTCTCGGTTGCCAGGTTGTGTGAGGCTATTAACACAAGCCCACCAAACACTAAGAGTGATCTACTAGACCAGATCTTCGCag GTGTGGTTGCTTCTAGAGGAAATATTTCTTGTTATGGTATGTCGTCGCCGTCGTATCAGATGACAAATGACGATAGGGCATGGGGATGGCAG ACTATCCATATCAGTGTGACATTGTCTACTTAA
- a CDS encoding Protein kinase superfamily protein (Protein kinase superfamily protein; FUNCTIONS IN: protein serine/threonine kinase activity, protein kinase activity, kinase activity, ATP binding; INVOLVED IN: protein amino acid phosphorylation; LOCATED IN: plasma membrane; EXPRESSED IN: 22 plant structures; EXPRESSED DURING: 13 growth stages; CONTAINS InterPro DOMAIN/s: Protein kinase, ATP binding site (InterPro:IPR017441), Protein kinase, catalytic domain (InterPro:IPR000719), Serine/threonine-protein kinase domain (InterPro:IPR002290), Tyrosine-protein kinase, catalytic domain (InterPro:IPR020635), Serine/threonine-protein kinase-like domain (InterPro:IPR017442), Protein kinase-like domain (InterPro:IPR011009), Serine/threonine-protein kinase, active site (InterPro:IPR008271); BEST Arabidopsis thaliana protein match is: Protein kinase superfamily protein (TAIR:AT5G15080.1); Has 30201 Blast hits to 17322 proteins in 780 species: Archae - 12; Bacteria - 1396; Metazoa - 17338; Fungi - 3422; Plants - 5037; Viruses - 0; Other Eukaryotes - 2996 (source: NCBI BLink).), with the protein MATKLESFKVVEKLGVEKGEKGKMMSKKKNVKKDGDESESGFWFRFKFIFSCISSRSKVDSSMNATAVIAEPKKVIEKLEGHPAPTKDTGCAESGSSTPLMSGELKYSSKLRIFMFNDLKLATRNFRPESLLGEGGFGCVFKGWIEENGTAPVKPGTGLTVAVKTLNPDGLQGHKEWLAEINFLGNLVHPSLVKLVGYCMEEDQRLLVYEFMPRGSLENHLFRRTLPLPWSVRMKIALGAAKGLAFLHEEAEKPVIYRDFKTSNILLDGEYNAKLSDFGLAKDAPDEKKSHVSTRVMGTYGYAAPEYVMTGHLTTKSDVYSFGVVLLEILTGRRSVDKSRPNGEQNLVEWVRPHLLDKKRFYRLLDPRLEGHYSIKGAQKATQVAAQCLNRDSKARPKMSEVVEALKPLPNLKDFASSSSSFQTMQPVAKNGVRTQGGGFVSRNGPPMRSLSSLNLPQASPYRYARQSPKPKGKEP; encoded by the exons ATGGCTACAAAGTTAGAGTCTTTTAAGGTGGTGGAGAAATTGGGTGTTGAGAAAGGTGAAAAAGGGAAGATgatgagtaaaaaaaagaatgttaaGAAAGATGGAGATGAGAGTGAAAGtgggttttggtttagattcAAGTTTATCTTTAGTTGTATCTCTTCTAGATCAAAAGTTGATAGTTCCATGAATGCTACTGCTGTTATTG cAGAACCTAAGAAAGTTATTGAGAAGCTTGAAGGTCATCCAGCTCCGACTAAAGACACTGGCTGTGCGGAGAGCGGTTCCTCAACACCTCTAATGAGCGGGGAATTGAAGTATTCTTCTAAGCTACGGATTTTCATGTTTAACGACCTTAAGTTAGCCACTAGGAATTTCAGACCAGAGTCTCTTCTCGGTGAGGGTGGGTTTGGATGTGTTTTTAAAGGATGGATAGAGGAGAATGGAACTGCACCTGTCAAGCCTGGTACTGGTCTAACTGTAGCTGTCAAAACACTGAACCCAGATGGCCTTCAAGGTCACAAGGAGTGGCTG GCTGAAATTAACTTCCTTGGAAACCTTGTTCACCCCAGTCTGGTTAAATTAGTTGGCTACTGCATGGAAGAAGACCAAAGGCTGCTTGTTTACGAGTTTATGCCACGAGGAAGTTTGGAGAACCATCTTTTCAGAA GGACCTTACCTCTCCCTTGGTCTGTTCGAATGAAAATTGCACTTGGTGCAGCTAAAGGTCTCGCCTTTCTTCACGAAGAAGCTGAGAAGCCAGTCATATATCGAGATTTCAAAACATCTAATATTTTACTGGATGGG GAATATAATGCAAAGCTCTCTGATTTTGGGCTTGCAAAAGATGCTCCAGACGAGAAAAAATCCCACGTATCAACCCGAGTCATGGGAACTTATGGTTATGCTGCCCCTGAATATGTAATGACTG GACATCTGACAACGAAGAGCGATGTATACAGTTTTGGAGTAGTTTTACTTGAAATATTAACTGGACGAAGATCTGTGGATAAAAGTCGGCCGAACGGGGAACAGAACTTGGTAGAATGGGTGAGACCTCATCTCTTAGACAAGAAAAGGTTTTACCGGCTATTAGATCCTCGGTTAGAGGGTCACTACTCGATCAAAGGTGCTCAGAAAGCCACACAAGTAGCGGCGCAATGCCTTAACCGAGACTCCAAAGCCAGACCGAAAATGAGTGAAGTTGTGGAAGCCTTAAAGCCATTACCAAATCTTAAAGACTTTGctagctcttcttcttctttccaaacAATGCAGCCTGTTGCTAAGAACGGAGTCAGAACACAAGGAGGAGGGTTTGTGTCGAGAAATGGACCGCCAATGAGGAGTTTGTCTAGCTTAAACTTGCCTCAAGCATCCCCTTATCGTTATGCCCGTCAATCACCAAAGCCTAAAGGAAAAGAGCCATGA
- a CDS encoding Protein kinase superfamily protein (Protein kinase superfamily protein; FUNCTIONS IN: protein serine/threonine kinase activity, protein kinase activity, kinase activity, ATP binding; INVOLVED IN: protein amino acid phosphorylation; EXPRESSED IN: 22 plant structures; EXPRESSED DURING: 13 growth stages; CONTAINS InterPro DOMAIN/s: Protein kinase, ATP binding site (InterPro:IPR017441), Protein kinase, catalytic domain (InterPro:IPR000719), Serine/threonine-protein kinase domain (InterPro:IPR002290), Tyrosine-protein kinase, catalytic domain (InterPro:IPR020635), Serine/threonine-protein kinase-like domain (InterPro:IPR017442), Serine/threonine-protein kinase, active site (InterPro:IPR008271), Protein kinase-like domain (InterPro:IPR011009); BEST Arabidopsis thaliana protein match is: Protein kinase superfamily protein (TAIR:AT5G15080.1); Has 113423 Blast hits to 112254 proteins in 3904 species: Archae - 99; Bacteria - 13625; Metazoa - 41559; Fungi - 8823; Plants - 32740; Viruses - 369; Other Eukaryotes - 16208 (source: NCBI BLink).), which translates to MATKLESFKVVEKLGVEKAEPKKVIEKLEGHPAPTKDTGCAESGSSTPLMSGELKYSSKLRIFMFNDLKLATRNFRPESLLGEGGFGCVFKGWIEENGTAPVKPGTGLTVAVKTLNPDGLQGHKEWLAEINFLGNLVHPSLVKLVGYCMEEDQRLLVYEFMPRGSLENHLFRRTLPLPWSVRMKIALGAAKGLAFLHEEAEKPVIYRDFKTSNILLDGEYNAKLSDFGLAKDAPDEKKSHVSTRVMGTYGYAAPEYVMTGHLTTKSDVYSFGVVLLEILTGRRSVDKSRPNGEQNLVEWVRPHLLDKKRFYRLLDPRLEGHYSIKGAQKATQVAAQCLNRDSKARPKMSEVVEALKPLPNLKDFASSSSSFQTMQPVAKNGVRTQGGGFVSRNGPPMRSLSSLNLPQASPYRYARQSPKPKGKEP; encoded by the exons ATGGCTACAAAGTTAGAGTCTTTTAAGGTGGTGGAGAAATTGGGTGTTGAGAAAG cAGAACCTAAGAAAGTTATTGAGAAGCTTGAAGGTCATCCAGCTCCGACTAAAGACACTGGCTGTGCGGAGAGCGGTTCCTCAACACCTCTAATGAGCGGGGAATTGAAGTATTCTTCTAAGCTACGGATTTTCATGTTTAACGACCTTAAGTTAGCCACTAGGAATTTCAGACCAGAGTCTCTTCTCGGTGAGGGTGGGTTTGGATGTGTTTTTAAAGGATGGATAGAGGAGAATGGAACTGCACCTGTCAAGCCTGGTACTGGTCTAACTGTAGCTGTCAAAACACTGAACCCAGATGGCCTTCAAGGTCACAAGGAGTGGCTG GCTGAAATTAACTTCCTTGGAAACCTTGTTCACCCCAGTCTGGTTAAATTAGTTGGCTACTGCATGGAAGAAGACCAAAGGCTGCTTGTTTACGAGTTTATGCCACGAGGAAGTTTGGAGAACCATCTTTTCAGAA GGACCTTACCTCTCCCTTGGTCTGTTCGAATGAAAATTGCACTTGGTGCAGCTAAAGGTCTCGCCTTTCTTCACGAAGAAGCTGAGAAGCCAGTCATATATCGAGATTTCAAAACATCTAATATTTTACTGGATGGG GAATATAATGCAAAGCTCTCTGATTTTGGGCTTGCAAAAGATGCTCCAGACGAGAAAAAATCCCACGTATCAACCCGAGTCATGGGAACTTATGGTTATGCTGCCCCTGAATATGTAATGACTG GACATCTGACAACGAAGAGCGATGTATACAGTTTTGGAGTAGTTTTACTTGAAATATTAACTGGACGAAGATCTGTGGATAAAAGTCGGCCGAACGGGGAACAGAACTTGGTAGAATGGGTGAGACCTCATCTCTTAGACAAGAAAAGGTTTTACCGGCTATTAGATCCTCGGTTAGAGGGTCACTACTCGATCAAAGGTGCTCAGAAAGCCACACAAGTAGCGGCGCAATGCCTTAACCGAGACTCCAAAGCCAGACCGAAAATGAGTGAAGTTGTGGAAGCCTTAAAGCCATTACCAAATCTTAAAGACTTTGctagctcttcttcttctttccaaacAATGCAGCCTGTTGCTAAGAACGGAGTCAGAACACAAGGAGGAGGGTTTGTGTCGAGAAATGGACCGCCAATGAGGAGTTTGTCTAGCTTAAACTTGCCTCAAGCATCCCCTTATCGTTATGCCCGTCAATCACCAAAGCCTAAAGGAAAAGAGCCATGA